ATGTTCGCCTGCCGAGTGCCCGGCCGCCCCGCCGCGGACAGCGCGACCTGGAGGCGCGGGTCGTCGATGAAGCGCGCGACGAAGCGACGCACGTCGCCGGCGCTCACGCTCACGTCCGGACGCGCGGGGCACATGTCCAACACCGCCCGGTCCATGTCCGACAACCGCGGCGTCTTGGCGAAGAGGGGGGCTCGCGTGCACGTGGTCGCACAGCCCGTGGCCGCCTTCCACGTCACCGCGACCGGCCCCCGGGGCGCCCGGTCTCCTGGCGCGGAGAGCTCCACCGTCGGGCCCAGGTCGTCGTCCGCGTCGGCCTGCGCCGCGCCAGGAGCGGAGGCTCCTGCCTGGGCGACCCGCGTCGCCACGTGGCCCTCCGCGCGCTGGGCGGCGAACTCGACCCGGAGCTGCTCACGGGCCTGGGCGCGCTGGGCCGCGTCCGCCCGGTCCGCCGCCGCGAGCAGCTCCGCGCTGGGCGCCGGAGCCGTGGAGGACTCCGGGGCGCCCTCGCACAACACCCACCCCTCGGTGGTGGCGCCCCGCACCTTGCACCAGGCCCGGCCAGGGCCGCCCTTCTTGAGCAACGGATACGTCTTCCCGGGCTCCACCGTGAAGACGACCGTGGGGGACTCCGGCTGCTCCACCGCGTCCATCCGGGCATCCGAGACGAACGCTCCCGGACCCGCGAGGGCGGGCAGGGCACTCAACATCACGGCGAGGCACAGGGCGGCGGGACGCATGGTGCGCGAGTCTACCCCAATCCCACCCCAGCCCCTCGAAGGAGGGGTGGGGTGTCTCTCTCGACGGGCTGGGACGCGGGTCCCGCCCCCGGCATTCACGACAGCTTCGCTCGCGCCGCCTTCAACTTGCCGACCTGGAGCAGGTAGTCGCCCGCGCCCAGCTCGGCCTTGGGGTCGGTGGCCTTCTCGCCGTTGACGCGCACACCGCCCTGCGCCATCAGCTTGCGGCCTTCGGTCGCGGACGCCACCAGCTTCGCCTCCACCAGCACCTTGGTGAGCGGCAGCGCCGGAGCACCCGCGAGGGAGAGCTCGAACAGGGGCAGGTCCTCCGCGGACAGCTCCTTCTTGGCGAAGCGCTTCTCGAAGTCCTCCTCCGCCTTGCGCCCGGCCTCCGCGCCGTGGAACCGCTCCGTCATCTCCCGCGCGAACCCCAGCTTCGCGGCCTTCGGGTGGACCTCTCCGCTGGCCACCTTCGCCTGGAGCTCCGCCAGCTCCTTCAACGTCTTCGACGAGAGCAGCTGGTAGTAGCGCCACATCAAGTCGTCGGTGATGCTCATCAGCTTGCCGAACATCGTGTCCGGCGGCTCGCTGACGCCCACGTAGTTGTCCAGGCTCTTGGACATCTTGTCGCCGATGATCTTCCCCTCGACCATCTTCGCGTTGAGGCCCTCGAGGATGGGGCCGGTCATGATGACCTGCGGCGCCAGGTTCTCCTCGCGCATCAGCTGCCGCCCCACCAGCAGGTTGAACAACTGGTCGGTGGCGCCCAGCTCCACGTCCGACTTGAGGGCCACCGAGTCGTAGCCCTGCAACAGCGGGTAGAGCATCTCGTGGATGGCGATGGAGACGTTCTCGCGGAAGCGCTTCTTGAAGTCGTCGCGCTCGAGCATGCGCTGCAGCGAGTAGCGCGACGCCAGGCGGATCATCCCCTCCGTGCCCAGCTTGTCGAGCCATTCGGAGTTGAAGCGCACCGTCGTCTTCTGCTCGTCGAGCACCTTGAAGACCTGCTGCTTGTACGTCTCCGCGTTGGCCTTCACCTCGTCACGGGTGAGGGCGGGGCGCGTGGCGTTGCGGCCGGTGGGGTCGCCAATCAGCGCGGTGAAGTCACCGATGAGGAACACCACCGTGTGCCCGAAGTCCTGGAAGCGCCGCATGCGGGTGAGCAGCAGCGAGTGTCCCAGGTGAAGGTCCGGACGGCTCGGGTCGAACCCGGCCTTGATGACCAGCGGCTTGCCCGAGTCGTAGGAGTACTGGAGCTTCTTCTTCAGGTCCTCGGGCGAGTGGAGGTCCACCGTGCCCCGCGTGACTTCTTCGAACTGTTCTTCAGGGGTCGCCTTGCGCAGCGCGTCCGGATTCATGGCCGGCGGACCTTAGCCGAAAGCGGCCCGGGACAGCGGCACTTCGACGCGGACTTTCAGGTGCCGGGCAGGTGCACGCGCACCCGTTCGATTCCGCGCGCCCGCCCCGTGGCGTCGTCGATGTCCGCCACGATGCCCTGCAGATAGACGAGCTTCTCCGCGACCTCGTAGGGCGCGTGCTTCTGGCCCAGGAAGCGAGCCAGGGACGTCTCCTTCTTCATCCCGATGACGGAATCCAGCGGGCCACACATGCCCACGTCGGTGATGAAGGCGGTGCCGCCGGGCAGCACCCGCTCGTCCGCCGTCTGGACGTGGGTGTGCGTGCCCACCACGACGGAGACGCGACCATCCAGGTGCACCCCCATGGCGTTCTTCTCGCTGGAGGCCTCGCAGTGCATGTCCACCAGGATGCACGGCGTGCGCGCCTTCAGCTCCGCCACCAGCCCCTCCACCACCTCGAAGGGGTTCTCGTGGGTGCGCATGAAGACGCGCCCCTCCAGGTTGATGACGCCCAGCGCGCGGCCATCCGGCAGCGTGACGAGCCCATGGCCACGTCCAGGAGTCCCCTTGGGGTAGTTTGCGGGGCGCAACAGCTTGTCCGGGTGGGCCGTTATCCAGGGGAGGATGGCCTTCTTGGACCAGAAGTGGTTGCCGCTGGTGAGCAGGTCCACGCCGCTGGATAGCAGGGAGTCCACCGTCTCCGGGACCATTCCCGCGCCCTGGTCGCTGTTCTCCGCGTTGGCGACCGTCACGTCGATGCCATGGGTGGCCTTCAGGCGCGGCAAGAGGGCGCGGACGGCCTGGAGCCCCGGACGACCCACCACGTCTCCCATGAAGAGCAGCTTCACGTATCCAGGAAGTCCGGCTCGCGGAACAGGCCGCGGCAGGACTCGGACTCCGTCACGATGAGGTCCATGTCCACGTCGTCGGCGTTGGTGGGAAGCACCTCGACCAGCTGGTCGCTGAAGGCCAGGCCCACCCGCCGGCTGCGGGGGCTGGCCGCGCGCAGCGTGGCGTCGTAGTAGCCACCGCCGCGCCCCAGCCGCTTGCCGTCGCGCGTGAAGCCCAGGCCCGGAACGACGAACAGGTCGATCTGGTCCACCGGAATCAGGTCCGAGGAGTTGGTCGGCTCACGCACGCCCAACCGCCCCGGCTCCAGCTCCGCTTCCGACTTGATGGCCCGGAAGGAGAGGATCCTCCCGTGCACGTGGGACAGCGGGTAGCAGACGATCTTCTCGTCCTGCAACGCCGCGATCAGGATGTCCCGCGTCGGCACCTCGCCCCGGATGGGAGCGTAGAGGGCCACCGTCCGCGCCTTCTGGTAATACTGCGTCGCCAGGAACCGAGACTGCACCTTGAGACCCCGCGTGTCGATGAGGTCCGGCGTCATCGCCTTGCGGCGCGCCGTCAGCTCATCCCGCAGCGTCTGCTTCCTCGCCGCCGCCGCCTCTTCCACCACCGTCTCGCTCACCGCCGCCGCTCCGCAGAAAAAGTCCCCCGCCGCATGGCCGTGTGCCCAGCGTCCATTGAACCCTCAAAAGCCAGGTGGGAACCGAAATCATG
This sequence is a window from Myxococcus stipitatus. Protein-coding genes within it:
- a CDS encoding EndoU domain-containing protein encodes the protein MRPAALCLAVMLSALPALAGPGAFVSDARMDAVEQPESPTVVFTVEPGKTYPLLKKGGPGRAWCKVRGATTEGWVLCEGAPESSTAPAPSAELLAAADRADAAQRAQAREQLRVEFAAQRAEGHVATRVAQAGASAPGAAQADADDDLGPTVELSAPGDRAPRGPVAVTWKAATGCATTCTRAPLFAKTPRLSDMDRAVLDMCPARPDVSVSAGDVRRFVARFIDDPRLQVALSAAGRPGTRQANIDWLTGLWVSTGPRNAFTHVFCGDDWERGPIGGLHFLPRFAQLEAEGKLCYGGPASGGTAKRGGQYLIRFQGVAPWSCGEKKMGGFAESPDAVGILSIGTRAFARCCARDGAKKEGGIFAAKDLGGTNWRIWCGTRNGTYGIATLYPTDEAATCGE
- the tyrS gene encoding tyrosine--tRNA ligase, encoding MNPDALRKATPEEQFEEVTRGTVDLHSPEDLKKKLQYSYDSGKPLVIKAGFDPSRPDLHLGHSLLLTRMRRFQDFGHTVVFLIGDFTALIGDPTGRNATRPALTRDEVKANAETYKQQVFKVLDEQKTTVRFNSEWLDKLGTEGMIRLASRYSLQRMLERDDFKKRFRENVSIAIHEMLYPLLQGYDSVALKSDVELGATDQLFNLLVGRQLMREENLAPQVIMTGPILEGLNAKMVEGKIIGDKMSKSLDNYVGVSEPPDTMFGKLMSITDDLMWRYYQLLSSKTLKELAELQAKVASGEVHPKAAKLGFAREMTERFHGAEAGRKAEEDFEKRFAKKELSAEDLPLFELSLAGAPALPLTKVLVEAKLVASATEGRKLMAQGGVRVNGEKATDPKAELGAGDYLLQVGKLKAARAKLS
- a CDS encoding TIGR00282 family metallophosphoesterase, producing the protein MKLLFMGDVVGRPGLQAVRALLPRLKATHGIDVTVANAENSDQGAGMVPETVDSLLSSGVDLLTSGNHFWSKKAILPWITAHPDKLLRPANYPKGTPGRGHGLVTLPDGRALGVINLEGRVFMRTHENPFEVVEGLVAELKARTPCILVDMHCEASSEKNAMGVHLDGRVSVVVGTHTHVQTADERVLPGGTAFITDVGMCGPLDSVIGMKKETSLARFLGQKHAPYEVAEKLVYLQGIVADIDDATGRARGIERVRVHLPGT
- a CDS encoding 5-formyltetrahydrofolate cyclo-ligase, whose product is MSETVVEEAAAARKQTLRDELTARRKAMTPDLIDTRGLKVQSRFLATQYYQKARTVALYAPIRGEVPTRDILIAALQDEKIVCYPLSHVHGRILSFRAIKSEAELEPGRLGVREPTNSSDLIPVDQIDLFVVPGLGFTRDGKRLGRGGGYYDATLRAASPRSRRVGLAFSDQLVEVLPTNADDVDMDLIVTESESCRGLFREPDFLDT